TAAAATGATCTGTGAATTCTGTAGTCAGTTAAACGATGCTGATCTGATGCTTGAGCTGGAATATAAAAATACCAAAGGGATCGCATTTAAACGCCGTTTTGCGTATTTGCTGCAGCATTTTTTCAATCATCAGACCCATCATCGGGGACAGTTGACTACACTGTTTAGCCAGCGTGGTGTTGATGTGGGTGAAACTGATTTACTCGGTGTTATGCCCTGACGAATCGCTTTTTATAAAGGAGCTGATGTTATGCAATATACAGGTTCATGCCATTGTGGCGATGTGACGTTTGAGTTTGAAGCACCACAAATTGACGGTGGGGTGAAATGTAACTGTTCGATCTGCACCAGGAAAGGGGCTGTTATGTCGAATTTCCTGCTACAGGCTGATCAGCTGAAAATTACAGCTAAAGCAGACGCACTGAGCTTGTACCAGTTTGGCACTATGGTCGGTAAACATTATTTCTGTAGTCGCTGTGGTATTTATCCTTTTCATGAAACTTTGCGTGCGCCGGGATCTTTCAGGGTGAATCTTAACTGTGTTGAAGGCGTTGATGTTAATCACCTGTCGCTGGATATGTTTGACGGCAAATCCCTTTGATCGTTTTAAATCCTGGCTCAGACATAGATTTAGATTCAGATTTACAAAAAGTTACAATTTCCCAGGCTTCAGCGACTGATGCTCAGGATGTTGCCCGGTTAGTAGCAGCGTTACTGCTGGAGTTGGAACCTCAGGCGAAGGCCGAGTTAGCGGCAATGCGGATACCTGAACAGGCGAAAAGCTTGCTGGCGGATCAGTTAATCTACGCCTTTATTGCCCGCTTGGCGGATGAAGCAATAGGTGTTATTACCTTGCATCGCTGCGCAGCTTTATATGCTGGTGGCGTATTCGGTGAAATTTCTGAATTGTACGTGTTACCTGAATACCGCTCACTAAAACTGGGTAAACAGTTGGTGAATCATGCCGTGAAATTTGCAGCGGCGCAGGGCTGGCAGCGGCTGGAAGTAGGCGCACCTCCGTTAGCTGAATTTTCCCGAACACAGCAGTTTTATGAAGCCAATGGTTTTATCTGTACAGGGCAGCGGTTACGTAAGTTGGTTTGACTTTTTAACCTCTGAAAGCAACCACCGTTTATCGGTGGTTTTTTGTTTCTGCAGTTCTTTGGCTGTAGGTCTCAATCGAGATGAAACACGCTGGTAAGTTTCTGTTGTTGCTGGGCAAGATTAGATAATACTTTCCAGTGTGGAGGTTGGCGAACTGTATATAGTGTCTCCCTGATAATGCTGTACTAAATATTGGTAAGGGTTAACAGCAAGCCATCGGCATTGTTTTTGAGTTGTTACGAACAAGGTCTTTTATTTCCGGCAGGCATGAACCGCAGTTACTGCCACATTTGAGTTTTTCCGTTAGTTCTTCGACGTTAGTACACCCTGCTGATAGGGCTTCACGAATACAGTTCTCACCCACCTGAAAACAGCTGCAAAGTATTTTACCTTTTTCTTTTCCCGCTGTGGCTGGTCGGCCTGCAAGTATCATCTGCCGTTGCGCGCCTGGTTTTATCTGTGCTCCCAGTTGCTGTTGTAGCCATTGATAGTTGAGCACTGGAGGAACCGGTGCGGTAAAGAATGCCGTTTCTAAAATGTGATCATTGAAACTGGCCAGACGAAAGTGTTTATTATTAGCAGAACTCATGATGAGCTGGTCATCGTTGAGTTGTAGAGATTCTTCGAACCAGCTTTGCCAGTTTTCTGGCTGTTGGCTGCCTGCCAGCATGTAACGGTAGCCTTGCTCGCAGGGGATCTTACACCAGTATTCGCAAGCCGGTGGTGTTAGCGCATTGCGGGATATCAGACTGCCATACCAGGCTGCGGCAAAAGGTTTAATGCTGATAGCGGCCTGTTTAAGTTCAGGTTGCCCGGAAAGCGGATCACTATAAGCAGGAAACAGGCTGCAGACACTGGCCCTGGACGCGTATTGCTGATTCCAGTGGATAGGCATAAAGGCCTGTCCGGGTTGCTGGTCATCATTCAGAACGACTCTGACAATACAGCTGCCATAGCTATTGCTGATAAGTGCCAGGGACTGGAAGCCCAGTTCGAGTGTGGCTGCATCATCAGGATGCAGGTTGATGAACGGCTCCTCAGTATGTGTCACTAGCTGTGGCGCTTTCGCTGTTCGGGTCATTGTGTGCCACTGATCACGGATACGCCCGGTGTTAAGCATGAAAGGATATTCTGCAGAGCAGCTTGCCTGTGGGAGCTGGGGGCTGATGCCTGTTAGCCGGGCGCGGTTGTTGGGGGTTACATAAACACCGTTGCTAAACAGGCGCTTGCTGCTTGAGTCGGGTGCCTGATCGTATTTAGGGTTGTTAATAACCGGCCATTGGCGGGGAGTGACGTTGTCGTATGCAGTATCGCTCAGTCGCGAAAGTCCGCTGATGTTGAACAGGCGGTATTTGCCTTTATCTGAATTTCTAAAGCCGGATAACGCTGCATGTTCACGGAAAATGCTGGCTTGATTGTCAAAGTTGAAGGCATCTGAAAAGCCCATTTTGTCTGCTACATCACAGATAATTTGCCAGTCGTGCCGGGCTTCACCTGGTATAGGTAAAAACTGACGCTGACGGGATATCATTCGTTCCGAGTTAGTCACTGTACCGTCTTTTTCGCCCCAGCTGGTTGCCGGTAGCAGTACGTTTGCGCAGTCGGTGGTGTCAGTGCTGGCGACACAGTCGGAAACAACGACTAATGGACAGTTCTTTAATGCCTCAGTGACAAAGTTGTTGTTCGGCATGCTGACCGCCGGGTTCGTGCCCATTATCCAGATGGCTTTGATCTCGTCACGGTGCAGGGCGCTAAACATATCAATCGCTTTCAGGCCTTCCTGGCGGGCAATTGTTTTGGTTTGCCAAAAGTCTGCAACATTTTGAATAGCGTCTGGGTCGGAAAAGTCGATATGTGCTGCCAGCTGGTTAGCAAGCCCGCCAACTTCACGTCCTCCCATTGCGTTTGGTTGCCCTGTGATGGAGAAAGGCGTCGCGCCTGGTTTACCTATTTTTCCACTAGCCAGGTGACAGTTAATGATGCTGTTGGCTTTATCGACGCCACTACTGGACTGATTGATGCCCTGAGAAAACAGGCTGACACAGCGGGCTGTTGTGGCAAAGAGATCGAATACTTTGCGTAAGGCTGCTTCATCTAATGCACATTGCTGAGCTGTATCTGTCAGGCTGGGTGCAGTAGTCATCGCCTGTTGAAGGCAGTTTTGAAAGCCTTCTGTATGGGCATTGATGTATTCATGATCAAGACTGTTGGTGCGGACAAGATGTGCCAGCAGGCCATTAAACAGAAAGCCATCGCTACCGGGTGCGATGGCCAGATGAACGTCGGCAATGTCACAGGTGGCAGTTCTGCGTGGGTCAATGACCACTATAGTCATTTCCGGGCGGCTCTGCTTCGCAGCTACTATGCGTTGGTAAATTACCGGGTGAGTCCA
The DNA window shown above is from Aliamphritea ceti and carries:
- a CDS encoding GFA family protein; translation: MQYTGSCHCGDVTFEFEAPQIDGGVKCNCSICTRKGAVMSNFLLQADQLKITAKADALSLYQFGTMVGKHYFCSRCGIYPFHETLRAPGSFRVNLNCVEGVDVNHLSLDMFDGKSL
- a CDS encoding GNAT family N-acetyltransferase produces the protein MIVLNPGSDIDLDSDLQKVTISQASATDAQDVARLVAALLLELEPQAKAELAAMRIPEQAKSLLADQLIYAFIARLADEAIGVITLHRCAALYAGGVFGEISELYVLPEYRSLKLGKQLVNHAVKFAAAQGWQRLEVGAPPLAEFSRTQQFYEANGFICTGQRLRKLV
- a CDS encoding nitrate reductase → MNCARQPRQTETTCPYCGVGCGVTATYSQPSDNSQQIPAVSISGTLHHSANQGRLCVKGASLADTLDHEDRLLTPQINGRTTDWETATDFVATQFSQIIAEHGPDAVAFYLSGQLLTEDYYVANKLMKGFIGSANVDTNSRLCMSSAVTAHKRAFGADIVPGCYDDIEQADLLLLIGANTAWTHPVIYQRIVAAKQSRPEMTIVVIDPRRTATCDIADVHLAIAPGSDGFLFNGLLAHLVRTNSLDHEYINAHTEGFQNCLQQAMTTAPSLTDTAQQCALDEAALRKVFDLFATTARCVSLFSQGINQSSSGVDKANSIINCHLASGKIGKPGATPFSITGQPNAMGGREVGGLANQLAAHIDFSDPDAIQNVADFWQTKTIARQEGLKAIDMFSALHRDEIKAIWIMGTNPAVSMPNNNFVTEALKNCPLVVVSDCVASTDTTDCANVLLPATSWGEKDGTVTNSERMISRQRQFLPIPGEARHDWQIICDVADKMGFSDAFNFDNQASIFREHAALSGFRNSDKGKYRLFNISGLSRLSDTAYDNVTPRQWPVINNPKYDQAPDSSSKRLFSNGVYVTPNNRARLTGISPQLPQASCSAEYPFMLNTGRIRDQWHTMTRTAKAPQLVTHTEEPFINLHPDDAATLELGFQSLALISNSYGSCIVRVVLNDDQQPGQAFMPIHWNQQYASRASVCSLFPAYSDPLSGQPELKQAAISIKPFAAAWYGSLISRNALTPPACEYWCKIPCEQGYRYMLAGSQQPENWQSWFEESLQLNDDQLIMSSANNKHFRLASFNDHILETAFFTAPVPPVLNYQWLQQQLGAQIKPGAQRQMILAGRPATAGKEKGKILCSCFQVGENCIREALSAGCTNVEELTEKLKCGSNCGSCLPEIKDLVRNNSKTMPMACC